GCCCGGAATTTCCCTGCGTGTATGGCAAGCTGACCGGCGCGGGCAGTGCGATTCCCAAGGGGGAAATCCCCGGCGTCGCCAAGCCGGTGTCGCGCCTTTGCATGGGCCACCCCGGCATGCAGCGATCGTTTACCGACGTGGTTCCGCTTTACGACGCCTTTTTCGAGCTCGGGGGTAACGTGTTTGACGACGCCTCGATCTACCGTGGCTGGGGTGCCAAGCCGAGCTTTGCCGGCCGCTGGATGTCGATGCGTGGCGTTCGTGAGCAGTGTGTGATGATCGACAAAGGCGCACATGCGCCCAACTGCACTCCGGACTACATGACCGACGAAGTCGACCGCCTGATAAAGACCAATTTCTGCGGCTACATCGACCTTTACATGATGCACCGCGACAACCTCGATGTGCCGGTGGGCGAGTTTGTAGACGTGCTTGGCCAATTGATCAAGTCGGGCAAGATCCGTGCCTATGGTTTCTCGAATTGGACGGCGGTGCGCTTCGACGAGGCGGCGGCTTACGCCAAGGCCAATGGCATACCCGCGCCGGTCTGCTTGTCGAACCAGCTGAGCCTCGCCGAGATGGTGAACCCCGTCTGGCCGGGCACCGAATCGTGCTCCAATTCGGAGTTCCAGGCATGGCTCGCCGAGCGAAATTTACCGCTGATCCCGTGGTCGAGCCAAGCGGCTGGATTCTTCACCGATCAGAGCGCTCCGGATCGCAAAGAGAACAAATTGCTCGTCCACGGTTACTACAGCGAGGCCAACTTCGAACGTAAAAAACGCGCGAAAAAACTGGCCGAAGCAAAAAACGTGATGCCGATAAATATCGCCATGGCATGGGTCATTGGGCAGTCGTTCCCGACTTTCCCGTTGATCGGTCCGCGGACGATTACGGAGCTGCGTACCTCGTTAACCGGCCTTGAAGTAAGCCTAACCCCCCAGGAGATGGATTGGCTGAACCTTAAGAGCGACTCCATTCAGGCTTAGCGCCTGAGTGTTGGGGAATCAGATTGGTGCGGGTGGAGGGAATCGAACCCTCATCCCAAGTGTGGAAGACTCGTATACTAGCCGTTGTACTACACCCGCCTGTAAAAGGGGAAGGCTTGACCTCGTTCACCATTTAGGTCAAGTATATTTCCTCAATTAGCGCTTCTGCTAGTGAACTCTCCTACTGCGCGCACCAACCTTCTGATTCTGCAACACTATGGCAATGTTAAGTCAAAGCGCGGCCAGCGCGACTCCGGCTGGCGGTAAGAAGAAGCCGTCATTTGCCGAGTCACAGCGACTGGCCAAGCAAAAGGCCTACGAAAAGCAAGCCCACCGCAAGAAGATCAAGCTCGATGAGTTGGCGGTCTTCACGCAGCAAATTTCGTCTATGCTTGAGGCGGGTTTGCCCCTTGTGAGCGCGCTGGAAGCCTTGCAGGATCAGACGGAAAATCCGGTTTTCAAGATCATCATCCGCGACGTGCGCAACGACATCGCGGGCGGCACCTCGTTCTCCGACGCGGTGCGCAAGTTCCCCAAGGCCTTCCCGAACCTTTTTGTTTCCATGGTGGAAGCCGGTGAGGCCTCTGGTGCCTTGGCGGACATTATGAGCAAGGTGGCTCTTTACTTCGAGGACTCCCTGGCCCTCATCAAAAAGGTGAAGAGCGCCATGACCTACCCAATTGCCGTTATCGGCTTGGCGGTGATCCTGGTGAATGTGCTGCTTATTTTCGTGATCCCGGTTTTCGCGGAAATGTTTGCTGACTTCGGTGCTGAGCTGCCGAAGCCGACGCAGATGCTTATCGATATTTCCGACTTCCTGAAGTATAACATTCACTGGCTGATCCTCGGAGGCGTCGCCCTCTGGTGGTCGTTAAAGAAGATCGTCGCTACGCCACGTGGCCGGCGCGCCAAGGATGTCTTTTTCAGTAAGTTGCCCATTATCGGCAACCTCTCGCAGAAGGTGAATATCTCCCGCTTCTGCCGCACCTACGCAATTCTGCTGCGAAGCGGTGTGCCGATCCTGCGCACGCTGGAGATTTGCTCCAGTGCGTCGAACAACACCTTCATTGAAGAGGCATGCGTGAACTTTAGCCGCCACATCAGTCAGGGCGGCCAGCTATCGGAAGTTATCGCCGAGACGCCGTATTTCCCATCGATGGTTAAACACATGGCCAAGGCCGGTGAGCAAACCGGTAATGTCGACGGGATGATGAATAAGATTGCCGATTTCTACGACGTGGAAGTGAATAACATTGTCGAATCGCTGACATCGCTGATGGAGCCAATTCTGATCTGCGTATTGGGTGTGGTCATCGGTGGTATCGTGATGGCTATGTTCTTGCCGATCTTCCAGCTCTCCAGTGTGGTTGGCGGCTAATCTTTAATCCCTGAATCTACCCCCTCACATATGCCTAGTTTGCTGATCGTCGACGACCTGCCTGCCATTCATGAGATGTTAACCGGTCTCATGGGTGCTACGGGTTATCTCTGCGCTGGAGCTTCTTCCGGGGAAGAGGCCTTGATGCGCTATCGGCAAAGCCGGTTCGATGTGGTCCTGATCGACTATGCGATGGAGCCGATGGATGGCTTGGAGCTGGCCCGGCGATTGATTGAAGCTGACCCGAATGTCATCATTATTCTCATGTCGGGCTTTACCAGTGAAGAGCTGACGCAGGACGCAATTGGTGCGGGGATTTATCTGGTTATTGAAAAGCCGATTCAAGTCGACTCGCTCATGGTGGCCGTGGAGCGGGCGTATGAGGAGTCCAAGGTGCGTCGGCCGCGCCTCCGAGAGTCTGAGATCGAGAATCTGCCCACGCTTGCCGAACACCTGCAACTGGCGGAAGAGAATTATGCGGGCTTCGTCCTGGATCTGTGTAATGGCGACAAGGCCAAGGCCTCGAAAATCCTGGGTGTGGACCTAGGCTGATTTTTCCGGCGCGCCCTTGGTTGCCTGGCTTTCTAGGCTGCGAATCGAGTCCATGCCCGGGATGTTGAGCGGGCGGTTGTCGTCTCCAGCCAAGTAGATGGTTTGTGAGGGGAAGGCGAAGTCGATGCCGGCCTCACCAAAGGCCTTGAAAATGCGGATGTTGAGCCACTGGCTGTGCTCCAGGAAGTCCCAATACGCCGGGGGCTGGTACCAGTAAATGCAAATGATGTTGAGCGAATCGGCGTTGAATTCGTTGAAGTAAACGCGGGGCAGTAAGTCCCCTTGGTTGATGGCTTCGTTCATTTTGGTGGACTCATCACCCTCCTTGTAGGCCATCAGGTCGCGCAGAATTTTGACCGCTTCTTCGATTTTTTCCGGCGGCGTGTCGTAGGTGATGGTCACGTTCATAATGCGGCGGATGAAGGGCCGCTTGCCGATGTTGTGAATCGTCTTTTTGTAAAGCTGGCCGTTGGGGATGGTGACCAGGTGTCCGTCGAGGCGCTCCATGCGGGTGCAGGTCAGGCCCATCTCGCTGATTACGCCATCGTGGCCGTCGATGTTGCAGCGTTCGCCGATTTCGAACGGCTTGTTCATAAAGAGGAACACCGAGCCAAACAGGTTGCCAATGCTCTCTTGGGCGGCGAGGCCAAACGCCAGCGAGGCAATGCCCAAACCGGCGAGAATTGTGGTGATTTCCTTACCGCTGATGATCTGAAAAATCTGCAAGATGATGACGCCGATCACGACGACGCGAAGCGTTTTGCTGATCAGCGGCACAAGCATGGCGTCCATGCGGGTGTCGTCCTTTTCGGCATGCTTGGTCATCAGGTATTCGGGCACGGCGACGAGATGCAGCACGAGCATGCCGAAGGAAAGAATGATGAGAATGGACGCCGCCAGATCGGCGATGCCCTCCAGTTTCCCCGGAAAGACGATCAGCCCCACGCCGATACGCAGACCGATTGACATGCCAATCGCGCCGAGGGACTTGCCCACCGACGCGTAGAAGACCTTCATCACGCTGTTTTGGTCCTCAGCGAAACGGTTACCGGCCTTCGTCACCGCAAAATGCCCGAGCTTGGCGATCACGTAGCCAATCGCCACACAGGCGAGGGCAAAGCCGTAGTGCCAGACGGGATTGCCGAGAAAATCCTGGGTCAGAAAGTCAGTAGTCATGCTGGTCATTATGAAAGTCAGGTTTATTCTTAATGCAAATTACATTCCAAATGCGGCACATTCGTAACCGGTGATTGGTTTGCGCTTGGCGGATTGAGGGAATGCATTATGTTGTCCTCTACCATGACTGCTTTTCCGAACGTGGATGGCACACTGGCAATGGAAGTTGCCGGCACACTGGCAATGGAAGTTGCCGAGCTGCCCGGTGAGTTCGGGCCCGTTAGCCTATCCGAGCGGGTCGTGCAGCGCATTTGGCTGAGGCAGGACTTTCATCGCGAGGATTTAAAAACACAGTCGGGACGTCGTCTGGTCATTCGCCGCCCCGGGCAGTGGAATCTCCAGGAGGGCCCGGATTTCCGCGACGCGCTGTTGGAGATCGACGGCGAACGCGTGGACGGCGATGTGGAAATCCATTTCTACCCGGGGGACTGGTTCGACCACGGCCACGAGAGTGATGCCAACTTCGACCGCGTCGTCCTGCACGTGGTGGTGTTTGACGACGGCAGCCGCCCGGCCTACACCGCCCTCGGCGCGCAGCCGGAGACGCTGGCGCTCCTGCCGCTGCTGGACCGTGACCTGGAGTCGCATGCGATGGAAGACGCCCTGCTGGCCATGGAGCGCCGAGACCACCTGGACCTCGTCCAGTATTATTTGAGCCTGTCCGTCACGGCGCGCTTGGCCGATTTGCGCGACCTCGCCTTTGACCGCTGGCGGCAGAAGCGCCGCTACGCGCAGATGCGGATCGAGCGGCTGGGCTGGCGGTTGGCGCTGCATCAGGCGGTGCTGGAGGCGCTGGGCTTCCGCCGCAATCGCGCGCCGATGATCGCGCTGGCCGAGCGTTTCCCGCCCGATGTGATGGCCACGATGACGCCGGATTCGCTGTTTGAGTTTGCCCAAGGGCGTTGGAAGCTCGCCGGGCTGCGTCCGGCCAACCATCCGCGCCGGCGCTTCGAGCAATACCTGACCCTGCTCAACGGAAAGCCCGACTGGCCGCAGTCACTCCTGAAATGGACTGCCTTGACCGCCGAGGCCGACCCGGACGAGCGCACCACCTTGGTCCGCCGCACGGCACGCTT
The genomic region above belongs to Cerasicoccus sp. TK19100 and contains:
- a CDS encoding type II secretion system F family protein; its protein translation is MLSQSAASATPAGGKKKPSFAESQRLAKQKAYEKQAHRKKIKLDELAVFTQQISSMLEAGLPLVSALEALQDQTENPVFKIIIRDVRNDIAGGTSFSDAVRKFPKAFPNLFVSMVEAGEASGALADIMSKVALYFEDSLALIKKVKSAMTYPIAVIGLAVILVNVLLIFVIPVFAEMFADFGAELPKPTQMLIDISDFLKYNIHWLILGGVALWWSLKKIVATPRGRRAKDVFFSKLPIIGNLSQKVNISRFCRTYAILLRSGVPILRTLEICSSASNNTFIEEACVNFSRHISQGGQLSEVIAETPYFPSMVKHMAKAGEQTGNVDGMMNKIADFYDVEVNNIVESLTSLMEPILICVLGVVIGGIVMAMFLPIFQLSSVVGG
- a CDS encoding response regulator, which produces MPSLLIVDDLPAIHEMLTGLMGATGYLCAGASSGEEALMRYRQSRFDVVLIDYAMEPMDGLELARRLIEADPNVIIILMSGFTSEELTQDAIGAGIYLVIEKPIQVDSLMVAVERAYEESKVRRPRLRESEIENLPTLAEHLQLAEENYAGFVLDLCNGDKAKASKILGVDLG
- a CDS encoding mechanosensitive ion channel family protein, producing MTTDFLTQDFLGNPVWHYGFALACVAIGYVIAKLGHFAVTKAGNRFAEDQNSVMKVFYASVGKSLGAIGMSIGLRIGVGLIVFPGKLEGIADLAASILIILSFGMLVLHLVAVPEYLMTKHAEKDDTRMDAMLVPLISKTLRVVVIGVIILQIFQIISGKEITTILAGLGIASLAFGLAAQESIGNLFGSVFLFMNKPFEIGERCNIDGHDGVISEMGLTCTRMERLDGHLVTIPNGQLYKKTIHNIGKRPFIRRIMNVTITYDTPPEKIEEAVKILRDLMAYKEGDESTKMNEAINQGDLLPRVYFNEFNADSLNIICIYWYQPPAYWDFLEHSQWLNIRIFKAFGEAGIDFAFPSQTIYLAGDDNRPLNIPGMDSIRSLESQATKGAPEKSA
- a CDS encoding DUF2851 family protein encodes the protein MTAFPNVDGTLAMEVAGTLAMEVAELPGEFGPVSLSERVVQRIWLRQDFHREDLKTQSGRRLVIRRPGQWNLQEGPDFRDALLEIDGERVDGDVEIHFYPGDWFDHGHESDANFDRVVLHVVVFDDGSRPAYTALGAQPETLALLPLLDRDLESHAMEDALLAMERRDHLDLVQYYLSLSVTARLADLRDLAFDRWRQKRRYAQMRIERLGWRLALHQAVLEALGFRRNRAPMIALAERFPPDVMATMTPDSLFEFAQGRWKLAGLRPANHPRRRFEQYLTLLNGKPDWPQSLLKWTALTAEADPDERTTLVRRTARFSALRDELAGEVLCSALSGPRLDTLVVDALLPMLSVETGRDLFGLWHHWMVGDAPGALNQFLREAGVCGPRQPRCNGLLQGALQRFFTQGL